Proteins from one Danaus plexippus chromosome 18 unlocalized genomic scaffold, MEX_DaPlex mxdp_20, whole genome shotgun sequence genomic window:
- the LOC116773191 gene encoding CAAX prenyl protease 2 encodes MSYTEGLEHNSCLISGLSCIILTISYVASLYIWRSKFNRDHPSTIKKRFFSVICMMLLAPFFTYYLLDEKILEKASIYEHMGLRISGMLLASTVPLFLTATLFLGPLTMQFFGGTFKLYAEPMYWLSCWQDLVWLRNHIMAPLSEEWVFRSCMMPILCQCLKPYKAVYIAPLFFGVAHFHHLFEQMSRGVPVMSALFVSLFQFSFTTVFGAYSTYLFLRTGHFFAPLIAHIFCNHMGFPNFFEISQYPMMQRIVILVNFVLGLILWSYLLVPLTSPYIYDNRLLLLT; translated from the exons atgagttATACTGAAGGTTTAGAGCATAACAGCTGTCTAATATCAGGGCTttcatgtataattttaacgatTTCTTATGTCGCGAGCTTATATATTTGGAGGTCTAAATTTAACAG AGACCATCCAAGTACAATTAAAAAGAGATTTTTCAGTGTTATTTGTATGATGCTATTAGCTCCTTTCTTcacttattatttacttgaCGAGAAGATATTAGAAAAAGCAAGTATTTATGAACATATGGGTTTACGCATATCAGGAATGTTATTAGCTTCAACAGTACCACTGTTTTTAACTGCTACATTGTTTTTGGGGCCTTTGACTATGCAATTTTTTGGAggaacatttaaattgtatgcAG AACCTATGTACTGGTTGTCATGTTGGCAAGATTTGGTCTGGTTGCGTAACCATATAATGGCTCCTCTGAGTGAAGAATGGGTTTTCAGATCTTGTATGATGCCAATATTATGTCAATGTCTGAAACCTTATAAAGCTGTGTATATCGCGCCATTGTTTTTTGGAGTTG CTCATTTTCACCACTTATTTGAGCAGATGTCGAGAGGTGTTCCTGTGATGTCTGCATTATTTGTTTCAT tGTTTCAGTTTTCCTTTACAACAGTGTTTGGTGCATATTCAACCTATCTCTTCCTAAGAACTG GACATTTCTTTGCTCCGCTGATAGCGCACATATTCTGCAATCATATGGGATTTCCTAATTTCTTTGAGATCAGCCAATATCCTATGATGCAGAGGATtgttatattagttaattttgTGCTTGGATTAATTCTATGGAGTTATTTGCTAGTACCATTGACAAGTCcatatatttatgacaatAGATTGTTATTGTtgacttga